In one Corallococcus sp. EGB genomic region, the following are encoded:
- a CDS encoding N-6 DNA methylase has product MASLDRNLRRELENAVKKARRVAEAGARQAVEQLAVGHHEPWSALSPDQRKLRNRLRAHGRQLGDKLDEKKGTQSIDRLAGECAYEHWHRLLFARFLAENDLLVEPESGMALSLDECRELAREQSKDWLVLASDFAQRMLPQIFRAGDPVLEVALPPEKRQELEAILEGLPREVFIADDSLGWVYQFWQAEQKDTVNASANKIGSEELPAVTQLFTEDYMVLFLLHNTLGAWWAGKVLTAKPELARSATSEDELRAACAVQGIEWNFLRFVREGDVWRPAAGTFPGWPTAAKDLTVLDPCMGSGHFLAFALPMLVALRREEEKLSVAEAVDAVLRDNLFGLELDPRCTQIAAFNVGLTAWKLAGYRPLPALNLACAGLGINAPVSAWTALAAGDASAENAMKQLYELFRQAPTLGSLIDPSRVGGELFVANFDKIRGLLSSALASEESDDAELAVVAQGIAKAASLLAEHYTLVATNVPYLGRGDQVPQLAEYCERFHSAAKADLATCFIERIAKFTEDGGAAAIVAPRNWMFLKSYKRFRENLLRESRVAFLAALGPRAFETIGGEVVNVVLAGVELRAPVTEDTLMAFDAAERREPKDKASAIQADPVFLVAQKDQLANPDARLTLERHDSLPLLGRCAASFLGLGTGDYSRYGRQFWELPGPDARWAYQQGSVEETRPWTGREHVVAWDASINRVRGMTQADRDQIHNQDQSGQQAWGRRGIVVSLSSELRCTLYTGEKHDKSVAALVPQDEKLIPAMWCYVTSDEFAAKVRLLDRKVIVANGTLVKVPFELERWKQEAAARFPLGLPKPSTDDPTQWLHDGHPRGSRSTLQVAVARLVGYEWPRMRGAAFPDADPIHQDAISRHADEDGIVCLPSLRGEAAAAERVRALLSDAFGAEWSAQKLNELLAEANFTGRSIEDWLRDGFFEQHCTLFQQRPFVWQIWDGRKDGFSALVNYHQLAAPNGEGRRILDKLTHTYLGDWLDRQRADQKAGVEGVEGADGRVAAAEHLKRELEKILEGEPPYDLFVRWKPLHQQPVGWEPDMDDGVRVNLRPFVTARPLGARAKDACILRVALAVRWGRDKGNESQRDKESFPWLWSWDGQSSDFFGSKEFDGVRWNDLHYTRAAKLAARARAKGGKS; this is encoded by the coding sequence ATGGCATCGCTCGACCGCAACCTCCGAAGAGAGCTCGAGAACGCCGTGAAGAAGGCCCGCCGCGTGGCGGAGGCCGGCGCGCGACAGGCCGTTGAGCAGCTCGCCGTGGGCCACCACGAGCCGTGGTCGGCGCTCTCGCCCGACCAGCGCAAGCTGCGCAATCGGCTGCGCGCGCACGGTCGCCAGCTCGGCGACAAGCTCGACGAGAAGAAGGGCACGCAGAGCATCGACCGGCTCGCCGGCGAGTGCGCGTACGAGCACTGGCATCGCCTCTTGTTCGCGCGCTTCCTCGCCGAGAACGATCTGCTCGTCGAGCCCGAGTCGGGCATGGCGCTCTCGCTCGACGAGTGCCGGGAGCTGGCGCGCGAGCAGAGCAAGGACTGGCTGGTGCTCGCGAGCGACTTCGCGCAGCGCATGCTCCCGCAGATCTTCCGCGCGGGCGACCCGGTGCTCGAGGTGGCGCTGCCGCCCGAGAAGCGGCAGGAACTGGAGGCCATCCTCGAAGGCTTGCCGCGCGAGGTCTTCATCGCCGACGACAGCCTCGGCTGGGTCTACCAGTTCTGGCAGGCCGAGCAGAAAGACACCGTCAACGCGTCTGCGAACAAGATTGGCTCCGAAGAGCTGCCGGCGGTGACGCAGCTCTTCACCGAGGACTACATGGTCCTCTTCCTGCTGCACAACACGCTAGGCGCGTGGTGGGCGGGCAAGGTGCTGACGGCGAAGCCCGAGCTCGCGCGCTCGGCCACGTCGGAAGACGAGCTTCGCGCCGCGTGTGCGGTGCAGGGCATCGAGTGGAACTTCCTCCGCTTCGTGCGCGAGGGCGACGTCTGGCGGCCCGCTGCCGGCACGTTCCCAGGCTGGCCGACGGCCGCGAAGGACCTCACCGTGCTCGACCCGTGCATGGGCAGCGGGCACTTCCTCGCGTTCGCATTGCCAATGCTGGTGGCGCTCCGACGCGAGGAGGAGAAGCTCTCGGTCGCAGAGGCTGTCGACGCCGTGCTGCGCGACAACCTCTTCGGCCTCGAGCTCGACCCGCGCTGCACGCAGATCGCCGCGTTCAACGTCGGGCTCACGGCGTGGAAGCTCGCGGGTTACCGGCCGCTGCCCGCGCTGAACCTCGCGTGTGCGGGGCTCGGCATCAATGCTCCGGTCTCCGCGTGGACGGCTTTGGCGGCAGGCGACGCTTCGGCCGAGAACGCGATGAAGCAGCTCTACGAGCTGTTCCGCCAGGCGCCGACGCTCGGTTCGCTCATCGACCCGAGTCGCGTCGGCGGTGAATTGTTCGTCGCGAACTTTGACAAGATCCGTGGGCTACTCTCGTCGGCGCTTGCGTCTGAGGAGTCGGACGACGCAGAGCTGGCGGTCGTCGCGCAGGGGATCGCCAAGGCGGCATCGCTCCTCGCAGAGCACTACACGTTGGTAGCCACGAACGTGCCGTACCTTGGCCGTGGAGATCAGGTGCCGCAGCTCGCCGAATACTGCGAGCGCTTTCATTCGGCAGCCAAGGCTGATCTGGCGACGTGCTTCATTGAGCGGATCGCTAAGTTCACCGAAGACGGCGGTGCGGCAGCGATCGTCGCACCGCGGAACTGGATGTTCCTCAAGAGCTACAAGCGCTTTCGAGAGAACCTGCTTCGCGAGTCGCGAGTGGCGTTCCTCGCCGCGCTAGGTCCTCGAGCGTTTGAGACGATTGGCGGCGAAGTCGTCAATGTTGTGCTCGCAGGTGTCGAGCTTCGAGCACCGGTGACTGAGGATACTCTCATGGCGTTCGACGCCGCAGAGCGGCGCGAGCCGAAGGACAAGGCCTCGGCCATTCAGGCCGATCCCGTGTTTCTGGTCGCGCAAAAGGACCAGCTTGCAAATCCAGATGCACGGCTGACCCTAGAACGTCACGACTCCCTGCCGCTTCTCGGACGCTGTGCAGCCTCGTTCCTCGGGCTGGGTACCGGCGACTACTCTCGCTACGGACGGCAGTTTTGGGAGCTGCCGGGGCCCGACGCACGGTGGGCGTATCAACAGGGCAGTGTCGAGGAGACCAGGCCCTGGACTGGGCGTGAACACGTCGTGGCTTGGGACGCAAGCATCAACCGCGTGCGCGGCATGACTCAGGCCGATCGCGATCAGATTCATAACCAAGATCAGAGTGGCCAGCAGGCATGGGGACGTCGCGGCATCGTCGTGAGTCTTTCGAGTGAGCTTCGCTGCACGCTGTACACCGGAGAGAAGCACGACAAGTCGGTAGCAGCCCTTGTTCCTCAAGACGAGAAGCTGATTCCCGCGATGTGGTGCTACGTGACGAGCGACGAGTTCGCTGCGAAGGTTCGCCTTCTGGACCGAAAGGTCATCGTGGCGAACGGCACGCTCGTTAAGGTGCCGTTCGAACTGGAGCGCTGGAAGCAGGAAGCCGCCGCGAGGTTTCCTCTTGGGCTTCCCAAGCCATCAACTGACGACCCGACACAGTGGCTTCATGACGGACATCCGCGAGGCTCTCGTTCAACACTGCAAGTCGCTGTCGCGCGCCTCGTCGGGTACGAGTGGCCTCGCATGCGAGGCGCTGCGTTCCCCGATGCAGACCCGATTCACCAGGACGCTATTTCTCGCCACGCCGACGAGGACGGCATCGTTTGCCTGCCGTCGCTACGTGGGGAGGCGGCTGCTGCGGAGCGGGTGCGAGCGCTCCTCTCCGATGCCTTCGGAGCAGAGTGGTCCGCGCAGAAGCTGAACGAGCTACTCGCCGAAGCGAACTTCACGGGCAGATCGATTGAGGACTGGCTTCGCGACGGCTTCTTCGAGCAGCACTGCACGCTCTTTCAACAGCGGCCCTTCGTCTGGCAGATCTGGGACGGTCGCAAAGACGGCTTCTCCGCGCTCGTGAACTACCACCAGCTCGCGGCCCCGAACGGAGAAGGGCGCCGCATCCTCGACAAGCTCACGCACACCTACCTCGGCGACTGGCTAGATCGGCAGCGCGCGGATCAGAAGGCGGGCGTCGAGGGCGTCGAGGGCGCCGACGGGCGCGTCGCCGCCGCCGAGCACCTGAAGCGCGAGCTGGAGAAGATCCTCGAAGGCGAACCACCCTACGACCTCTTCGTCCGCTGGAAGCCGCTGCACCAGCAGCCCGTGGGCTGGGAACCGGACATGGACGATGGCGTGCGCGTGAACCTGCGCCCGTTTGTGACGGCGAGGCCACTGGGGGCGCGAGCGAAGGACGCATGCATTCTACGAGTCGCTCTCGCTGTGCGCTGGGGACGTGACAAGGGGAATGAATCTCAAAGGGACAAGGAAAGTTTCCCGTGGCTGTGGTCATGGGACGGGCAATCTTCGGACTTCTTCGGAAGCAAGGAGTTCGACGGCGTTCGCTGGAACGACCTCCACTACACGCGCGCCGCGAAGCTCGCCGCGCGTGCGCGCGCCAAGGGAGGCAAGTCGTGA
- the brxL gene encoding protease Lon-related BREX system protein BrxL, whose protein sequence is MTMTLDHLDQQAAAVFDGYLVRKDLVRKYARQYPVPTYVVEFLLGRYCASTDEKEIAEGLQIVEKQLRDRTVRTGEEELFKARAKDSGSVKLIDIIKARLDAKNDRFLAELPSLALRDVLIDDQLVRENERMLTDGFYAEVTLAYDGVAAQEQGGRPFSIESMRPIQMSKSDVLDVLAKARRSFTTQEWIDFLIRSIGLEAASFSERAKRVAILRMVPFVERNYNLVELGPRGTGKSHLFQQISPYAHLISGGKATVAKMFVNNASGQRGLVCQYDVVCFDEVSGVSFDQKDGVNIMKGYMASGQFSRGKENIRAEGGIVMVGNFDVDVEQQQRVAHLLSPLPPEMRNDTAFMDRLHAFVPGWDFPKLNPNDHFTDHFGLVSDFLSECWSKLRSGNRVSVMQGRVHLGGALSGRDIEAVNKTVSGLTKLLFPDPEAPVPDEDLEWIVRVALESRRRVKEQQKRCFKSEFRNTHFSYIVGPEGVEQFVSTPELHSDEAIESDPLPPGQVWAVSPASPDAGPGLYRLEVASGPGAGVKVLNQPTPPAFRESVKVGEQNLYTRAKELVGDRNPREHEFSIQMRALDADKAGAGLGVPVLVALCGALLGRNTRGGTIVVGALNLGGSIEMIPNAVRIAELAVDKQAQTLLMPVAARRQLNDLPDELWTKINIEFYKDASDAVFKSLVE, encoded by the coding sequence ATGACCATGACCCTCGACCATCTCGATCAGCAGGCGGCTGCGGTCTTCGACGGCTACCTCGTTCGCAAGGACCTCGTTCGCAAGTACGCGCGCCAGTACCCGGTGCCGACCTACGTGGTCGAGTTCCTCCTCGGCCGCTACTGCGCCAGCACCGACGAGAAGGAGATCGCGGAGGGACTCCAGATCGTCGAGAAGCAGCTCCGCGACCGCACGGTGCGCACGGGTGAAGAGGAGCTGTTCAAGGCGCGCGCGAAGGACAGCGGCAGCGTCAAGCTCATCGACATCATCAAGGCGCGCCTGGACGCGAAGAACGACCGCTTCCTCGCCGAGCTTCCGAGCCTCGCGCTGCGCGACGTGCTCATCGACGACCAGCTCGTGCGCGAGAACGAACGCATGTTGACCGACGGCTTCTACGCCGAGGTCACGCTCGCCTACGACGGCGTCGCCGCGCAGGAGCAGGGAGGCCGCCCGTTCTCCATCGAGTCGATGCGCCCGATCCAGATGTCGAAGTCGGACGTGCTCGATGTGCTGGCCAAGGCGCGCCGCTCGTTCACGACGCAGGAGTGGATCGACTTCCTGATTCGTTCGATTGGCCTCGAGGCTGCCTCGTTCTCCGAGCGCGCGAAGCGCGTCGCCATCCTGCGCATGGTCCCGTTCGTCGAGCGCAACTACAACCTCGTCGAGCTCGGTCCGCGCGGCACCGGAAAGAGCCACCTCTTCCAGCAGATCTCGCCCTACGCGCACCTCATCTCGGGCGGCAAGGCGACGGTCGCCAAGATGTTCGTGAACAACGCGAGCGGCCAGCGCGGGCTCGTGTGCCAGTACGACGTCGTCTGCTTCGACGAGGTGTCGGGCGTCTCCTTCGACCAGAAGGACGGCGTCAACATCATGAAGGGCTACATGGCCTCGGGGCAGTTCAGCCGGGGCAAGGAGAACATCCGCGCCGAAGGTGGCATCGTCATGGTCGGCAACTTCGACGTGGACGTCGAGCAGCAGCAGCGCGTGGCGCACCTGCTCAGCCCGTTGCCGCCGGAGATGCGCAACGACACGGCGTTCATGGACCGCCTGCACGCCTTCGTGCCCGGGTGGGACTTCCCGAAGCTCAACCCCAACGACCACTTCACCGACCACTTCGGGTTGGTGAGCGACTTCCTCAGCGAGTGTTGGAGCAAGCTGCGTTCGGGCAACCGCGTTTCGGTGATGCAAGGGCGCGTGCACCTCGGCGGCGCGCTCTCCGGCCGCGACATCGAGGCGGTGAACAAGACGGTGAGCGGGCTGACCAAGCTGCTCTTCCCCGATCCCGAAGCGCCCGTACCTGACGAGGACCTCGAGTGGATCGTGCGCGTCGCCCTCGAATCGCGGCGGCGCGTGAAGGAGCAGCAGAAGCGCTGCTTCAAGAGCGAGTTCCGCAACACGCACTTCAGCTACATCGTCGGTCCCGAAGGCGTGGAGCAGTTCGTCTCGACGCCCGAGCTGCACAGCGACGAGGCCATCGAGAGCGATCCGCTCCCGCCCGGCCAGGTCTGGGCAGTGAGCCCCGCCAGCCCTGACGCTGGCCCGGGCCTCTACCGCCTCGAGGTCGCCAGCGGACCAGGCGCAGGCGTGAAGGTGCTCAACCAGCCGACGCCACCCGCGTTCCGCGAGAGCGTGAAGGTCGGCGAGCAGAACCTCTACACGCGCGCCAAGGAGCTCGTCGGCGACCGCAACCCACGCGAGCACGAGTTCTCGATCCAGATGCGTGCACTCGACGCCGACAAGGCCGGCGCGGGCCTCGGCGTCCCGGTGCTCGTCGCCCTCTGCGGCGCGCTTCTCGGGCGCAACACGCGCGGCGGAACCATCGTCGTCGGTGCGCTGAACCTCGGCGGCTCCATCGAGATGATCCCCAACGCGGTGAGGATTGCGGAGCTGGCGGTCGACAAGCAGGCGCAGACGCTCCTCATGCCCGTCGCGGCCCGGCGCCAGCTCAACGACCTCCCCGACGAGCTGTGGACCAAGATCAACATCGAGTTCTACAAGGACGCGTCGGACGCCGTCTTCAAGTCGCTGGTGGAGTGA
- the mukF gene encoding chromosome partition protein MukF: protein MTAAPPSNEPNRVIASLARDQVNLDLKTVDLCFLAGLYLRADKAALASFEEDVLIDMFEQVCDVVEPGAENPRKRATHAIQRLREQRMLARVDGAGIVRAGDYALTTLAAAVVQYFLTDEALTRESLTLLTGTLSAQLAEVLAAAKKATDTETWKSKVSGPLRVTVSELVSGIERRQRGLDAQQEEVQAEIAKLLQSDWFSAVDRCQLLLDTTTSTLNELNEILLRDTHLFVALLLEIQGLATAAENREAEETVQRVIEHVDRIAAWGSARQQAWSEYYQYVHRYLRDVVRLDPDRALSQRLRDQTAAWPTSPFFLLVAHAPSIRLLRALEARVERPPVARPRTEREADPEWVEPENVHADIEALVAQAIDAGASTLAEVSSRVLPKLPESLHYAAAGRVADAVGRLARVHGEHERPWAPVLSRLEVEDWTVDGRDTP, encoded by the coding sequence GTGACCGCCGCGCCCCCCTCCAACGAACCGAACCGCGTCATCGCGTCGCTCGCACGCGACCAGGTGAACCTCGACCTCAAGACGGTCGATCTCTGCTTCCTCGCGGGACTGTACCTGCGCGCCGACAAGGCGGCGTTGGCCTCTTTCGAGGAGGACGTGCTCATCGACATGTTTGAGCAGGTCTGCGACGTGGTGGAGCCCGGCGCCGAGAACCCGCGCAAGCGGGCGACGCACGCGATCCAGCGGCTCCGCGAGCAGCGCATGCTCGCGCGCGTCGATGGCGCTGGCATTGTGCGCGCGGGCGACTACGCGCTCACGACACTCGCGGCGGCTGTCGTCCAGTACTTCCTGACGGATGAGGCCCTGACCCGTGAGAGCCTGACCCTGCTGACGGGCACGTTGAGCGCGCAGCTCGCGGAGGTGCTCGCGGCCGCGAAGAAGGCCACGGACACGGAGACGTGGAAAAGCAAGGTGTCTGGACCGCTCCGGGTCACGGTCTCCGAGCTCGTCTCCGGCATCGAGCGCCGGCAGCGCGGTCTCGATGCGCAGCAGGAGGAAGTGCAGGCCGAGATCGCCAAGCTGCTCCAGTCGGACTGGTTCAGTGCCGTCGACCGCTGCCAGCTCCTGCTGGACACGACGACGAGCACGCTCAATGAGCTGAATGAGATCCTCCTGCGCGACACACACCTGTTCGTCGCGCTCCTGCTCGAGATCCAGGGGCTCGCCACGGCGGCCGAGAACCGCGAAGCCGAGGAGACCGTCCAGCGCGTCATCGAGCACGTCGATCGGATTGCGGCGTGGGGTAGCGCGCGGCAGCAGGCATGGTCGGAGTACTACCAGTACGTCCACCGGTATCTGCGCGACGTCGTGCGGCTCGATCCCGACCGAGCGCTCAGCCAGCGGTTGCGAGATCAGACCGCCGCTTGGCCGACTTCCCCGTTCTTCCTTCTCGTCGCGCACGCGCCCTCGATTCGGCTGTTGCGTGCGCTCGAGGCACGCGTCGAGCGTCCGCCGGTCGCGAGGCCGCGCACGGAGCGCGAAGCCGATCCCGAGTGGGTCGAGCCCGAGAACGTTCACGCCGACATCGAGGCGCTGGTCGCGCAGGCCATCGACGCAGGTGCATCGACGCTCGCGGAGGTGTCCTCGCGGGTGCTGCCCAAACTGCCAGAGTCGCTGCACTACGCCGCGGCCGGCCGCGTCGCCGACGCTGTCGGTCGCCTCGCCCGCGTTCATGGCGAGCACGAGCGTCCGTGGGCACCCGTGCTTTCGCGGCTCGAGGTCGAGGATTGGACGGTCGACGGGAGGGATACGCCTTGA
- a CDS encoding chromosome partition protein MukE, producing MSATTFHTLEEALDDEHYPEVDLALRRGRHIGRDDGTMYEYLVDAQALLEAFYRRFGCELIQQSDGYFYLLPSGDRLGRRQLSAGEMLVGQTLALLYLDPATLQHGGIVGREALLQRLSALLGTDVLVRTLDPRRARRGKYDERIAAEAVRTKVGDALRRLADLGFVDVLDDTRLRLRPALMRFAEPVRGLGDRSVALERLVGVGEVVLDYGEQASDEDASLDEEPTP from the coding sequence TTGAGCGCGACGACTTTCCACACGCTCGAGGAGGCGCTCGATGACGAGCACTACCCGGAGGTCGACCTCGCGCTGCGGCGTGGGCGACACATCGGACGCGACGACGGCACGATGTACGAGTACCTCGTCGACGCCCAAGCGCTGCTCGAGGCGTTCTACCGGCGTTTCGGCTGTGAGCTGATCCAGCAGAGCGACGGGTACTTCTACCTGTTGCCGTCAGGTGACCGGCTCGGGCGACGCCAGCTTTCGGCCGGCGAGATGCTGGTCGGGCAGACTCTCGCGCTGCTCTACCTCGATCCGGCGACGCTCCAGCACGGCGGCATCGTCGGGCGAGAGGCGCTCCTCCAACGCCTGTCGGCTCTGCTCGGCACCGACGTCCTCGTGCGTACCCTCGACCCGCGAAGGGCTCGCAGGGGCAAGTACGATGAGCGCATTGCAGCGGAGGCCGTGCGGACGAAGGTCGGCGACGCCCTGCGCCGCCTCGCCGACCTGGGCTTCGTCGACGTCCTCGATGACACACGCCTGCGTCTTCGCCCCGCGCTGATGCGCTTCGCGGAGCCGGTGCGCGGTCTCGGCGATCGGAGCGTCGCGCTCGAGCGGCTCGTAGGCGTCGGCGAAGTTGTCCTCGACTACGGCGAACAGGCGTCCGACGAGGATGCGAGCCTCGATGAGGAGCCGACGCCATGA
- the pglZ gene encoding BREX-1 system phosphatase PglZ type B gives MTSSTSRRRSTSPPPHAKGLLDQLEKSFLHALRSGEGEAAPAALLWADADKQWAALVARLQTALPHLFVLGTYDAAKRTGPAIWLRCVVDRVLEDVALEPGVVPILYLPGVARQSLRAGDECPRELQPVVELQYRGRVWHQKNGRDWTVEAFLVSEDGLQLDVAQDAKTREAAQRSLPLLAEMPLDGLRGHRLEADDFDRLAVSDPTRDLLRWMGIGDGLRKTEGEARWKAFCGVCNSDFKFDPDKKSPADAANALVEGSGKWANVWQRFKEAPKLYPDVAKLLRDTATPLLYRGSERDAGGNSKSEQALRAGLEALANKPHATALAEVAALEAAHGKRREWVWAELGESPLACALAPLAKLAAAAANTLGGATIDAAVTAYVNDGWRCDRAALEALASVKQPADMALIQNVVRALYLPWLDASARHFQGLIDGAENAVRAKVTGSQHEKDACLMFADGLRYDVAGMLAERLEAKGYRVRLNHRLAPLPTVTSTAKPFATLSHDKLEGGEDIVDFNPRFKNSPQAATAQRLRDDMAGRGIDLLGEDIRPPKQGTTGGWLETGKLDELGHKLGARLAGQIDNELEMLLDQVTGLIDAGWTRLRIVTDHGWLLMPGGLPHVAVPSHLTTTKWSRAATVKGDAKPSVPVHAWHWNTHVRIASPPGVGSFAPNTEYSHGGISPQECIVPELIVERGGGGTSALITAITWRGMRCRVSVTTNDPTVRVDLRTNWKQANTSIAASSKEVGPAGEASLAVADDAHEGHAATIVVVDGAGNVLDRKTTTVGEAS, from the coding sequence GTGACCTCCTCGACCTCTCGCCGTCGCAGCACCAGCCCCCCGCCGCACGCGAAGGGGCTCCTCGACCAGCTCGAGAAGTCCTTTCTTCACGCGCTGCGCAGCGGCGAGGGCGAGGCCGCGCCGGCTGCGCTGCTCTGGGCCGACGCCGATAAGCAGTGGGCGGCCCTCGTCGCGCGCCTGCAGACCGCACTGCCGCACCTGTTCGTGCTCGGCACCTACGACGCCGCCAAGCGCACGGGACCGGCCATCTGGCTGCGCTGCGTGGTCGACCGCGTTCTGGAAGACGTCGCGCTCGAGCCCGGCGTCGTGCCGATCCTCTACCTGCCCGGCGTGGCACGTCAGTCGTTGCGCGCAGGCGACGAGTGCCCGCGTGAGCTGCAGCCAGTCGTCGAGCTCCAGTACCGAGGCCGCGTCTGGCACCAGAAGAACGGGCGGGACTGGACCGTCGAGGCCTTCCTCGTCTCCGAGGACGGGCTCCAGCTCGACGTGGCCCAGGACGCCAAGACCCGCGAGGCCGCGCAACGCAGCCTGCCGCTCCTCGCCGAGATGCCGCTCGACGGACTTCGCGGCCATCGCCTCGAAGCCGACGACTTCGATCGCCTCGCCGTCAGCGATCCCACCCGCGACCTCCTGCGCTGGATGGGCATCGGCGATGGGCTTCGCAAGACCGAGGGCGAAGCCCGCTGGAAGGCGTTCTGCGGCGTGTGCAACTCGGACTTCAAGTTCGACCCGGACAAGAAGTCACCCGCCGACGCGGCGAACGCGCTGGTGGAGGGTAGCGGCAAGTGGGCGAACGTCTGGCAGCGCTTCAAGGAGGCTCCGAAGCTCTATCCCGACGTCGCCAAGCTCCTGCGCGACACCGCCACGCCGCTCCTCTATCGCGGGAGCGAGCGCGATGCGGGCGGCAACTCCAAGTCCGAACAGGCGCTACGTGCGGGCCTCGAGGCGCTCGCGAACAAGCCCCACGCCACTGCGCTCGCGGAGGTGGCCGCACTCGAAGCCGCGCACGGCAAGCGGCGCGAGTGGGTCTGGGCCGAGCTCGGTGAGAGCCCGCTGGCCTGTGCCCTCGCGCCTCTGGCGAAGCTCGCCGCGGCGGCGGCCAACACGCTGGGCGGCGCCACCATCGACGCCGCGGTCACCGCCTACGTGAACGACGGCTGGCGTTGCGACCGCGCTGCGCTCGAAGCCCTCGCCTCGGTGAAGCAGCCCGCTGATATGGCGCTCATCCAGAACGTCGTGCGCGCGCTCTACCTCCCGTGGCTCGATGCCTCCGCGCGCCACTTCCAGGGCCTCATCGACGGCGCGGAAAACGCCGTGCGCGCAAAGGTCACGGGGAGCCAGCACGAGAAGGACGCGTGCCTCATGTTCGCCGACGGCCTCCGCTACGACGTCGCCGGCATGCTGGCCGAGCGGCTCGAAGCGAAGGGCTATCGCGTGCGACTGAATCACCGCCTCGCACCGCTGCCCACGGTCACCTCCACGGCGAAGCCGTTTGCGACGCTCTCTCACGACAAGCTCGAAGGCGGCGAGGACATCGTCGACTTCAACCCTCGTTTCAAGAACAGCCCCCAAGCCGCGACCGCGCAGCGGCTGCGCGACGACATGGCGGGACGAGGAATTGATCTGCTTGGCGAGGACATCCGCCCGCCGAAGCAAGGGACGACGGGCGGATGGCTGGAGACGGGGAAGCTCGACGAGCTCGGGCACAAGCTCGGTGCGCGCCTCGCCGGGCAGATCGACAACGAGCTCGAGATGCTCCTCGACCAGGTGACCGGTCTCATCGACGCCGGCTGGACGCGGCTCCGCATTGTGACGGACCACGGCTGGCTGCTCATGCCCGGTGGCCTCCCGCACGTCGCGGTTCCCTCGCATCTCACGACGACGAAGTGGTCGCGCGCGGCCACGGTGAAGGGCGACGCGAAGCCGTCCGTGCCCGTCCACGCGTGGCACTGGAACACGCACGTCCGCATCGCGTCGCCGCCGGGAGTCGGGAGTTTTGCCCCGAACACCGAGTACTCGCACGGCGGCATCAGCCCGCAGGAGTGCATCGTCCCCGAGCTCATCGTCGAGCGTGGCGGCGGCGGCACCTCCGCGTTGATCACCGCCATCACTTGGCGCGGCATGCGCTGCCGCGTGTCGGTCACGACGAACGATCCCACCGTGCGCGTCGACCTGCGTACCAACTGGAAACAGGCGAACACGAGCATCGCCGCGTCGTCCAAGGAGGTTGGCCCAGCCGGCGAAGCGAGCCTCGCAGTGGCCGATGACGCTCACGAGGGCCACGCCGCCACGATCGTCGTTGTCGATGGCGCCGGCAACGTGCTCGACCGCAAGACGACGACCGTCGGAGAAGCATCATGA